Proteins from a genomic interval of Coccidioides posadasii str. Silveira chromosome 7, complete sequence:
- a CDS encoding uncharacterized protein (BUSCO:4466at4751~EggNog:ENOG410QDSB~COG:J~BUSCO:49at33183): MDEIKWNNVHDGMLESLKPVIFSGSTSRRRAGLHELHEKILSHELPKELDRPLLDLLFGTYPIYVDRDSRRDAQRCIRDIFQAPIASVDLKDFANKLHKECYKPAIAAANAFVLIEWCTLLLQHLSQREAENPEDAPQLAVNVLSANSKALETCLRSSKKEGLKHSAIIVSRRALRTVLSKEETGDEVVRRLVRVLTSETGSGFRNAPYLGVLSGVCARLPKRRAVLDDVKPAIFQFYIKDIIGSRTVVPSHIAGSLGDFFISFASAEDLQKEIWPSLEKAMLRSPEVVFTGIIPSFVAAIPREIELSEVVSTRLSKPLLSSFKSASQTVRQGAVKAFEALIAKCKEEQWLLKIIDEVILPLKTSRITNVEHRALQVQVLSIFHCFPELSHRVLSGLSPALARESNEAALESEVQAFCHHLAYLIRSQSTISKEDFSVVAKGCAEKRSAFRKIWISNVGEVIWNLDRDSLFSSSSVKTNFLKPVVEKISSSFDEINANPLPAVQGGTISIAYVLLALSCQNLQGGKLDDGSLLLNTDVIVGQSLSLSLKQSFLLNPRIFTKLASKDELAWNIRALSGVSSEAAFQAVDPTVRDTWAQAFIYVISSAATPENLRESAISHLRNCYLKNPQVVGMAIISAMWKWLLAVNTGDKDSAALSAGTGGDKLLLVVRAITPSPNVVDSLVLDRQLIELLVLCRPELIPRANWIEITLRAGADPGKIAQSYPKECIAQVLLATEDPIRSKLSKGRTAAWNAAADLAFVAPDVMMPILVKQIQEDLNIDRITRFGPTDIAIARHSGETPFIDVLSTKTKRLPGKGDKDYDTLKWEAELRAEMAQKRGQHQKKLTPEEQVKVKAQLLKEAEIRKSIQIQEQIIRRGAGIVESLARGPATEAEEWINQAVNCLCRLVEVDAGALVGSSISEAYVACTSRISSRLEEIRPFIGIATLRSLGKTYMPSDLEVEPLGTLVTRILYRIRLASEQRPFDVVSFGIMLRLIIVVLEKDGVKEAAESRGEQILLALEFLTIHANLFSDSRLPRTEVLRTLISAMRIHAEHYKLMRDLLIDICRSVTDNVQPDELTILLQGVIVPETSVRTAVLQAIEAEIDLTDLDFSEYIWLGCHDHVSENAEISKAIWEENGLEVDANSPDFIMEYLGTADSQLRGAAAVALAHACKFSPSVFTTTLEKLETKYQDEIKPRAPETDAYGMPKKVDTPDNWQLRSGIALALKSMAQGFHGDQIVGFLQFLISEGPLVDQNVSVRRQMAESGSAVIALHGQDNVEELMHLFEKTLETSDKATEQSDWLNEAVIILYGSLARHLKSGDKRLQTVIKKLLAALSTPSESVQYAVSECLTPLIRLSPIETSVYIDELVDQLLHSKRYATRRGAAYGLAGIVHGRGISALREFRIMPRLKEASENKKDPNERQGSLLAFELLSLVLGRMFEPYIIQILPQLLTAFGDPSVDVRDACLDTAKACFASLSSYGVKQILPTLLEGLDDPQWRSKKGACDLLGAMAYLDPQQLAVSLPDIIPPLTVVLNDSHKEVRNSANRSLQRFGDVISNPEVKGLVNILLKALSDPTKYTDEALDALIKISFIHYLDAPSLALIVRILERGLGDRSTTKRKAAQIIGSLAHLTERKDLTSHLPILVAGLKIAIVDPVPTTRATASKALGSLIEKLGEEALPDLIPSLMTTLKSDTGAGDRLGSAQALSEVLAGLGTSRLEETLPSILQNVSSAKSAVREGFMSLFIFLPACFGNSFASYLNRIIPPILSGLADDVEAIRETSLRAGRLLVKNFATKSIDLLLPELERGLADDSHRIRLSSVELVGDLLFNLTGINTKADIEEEDDTAAQAGQSLLEVLGEDKRNKVLSALYICRCDTSGLVRSAAINVWKALVASPRTLKELVPTLTQLIIRRLGSANMEQKVIAGNALGELIKKAGEGVLSTLLPSLEEGLLASTEVDARQGICIALRELVISSSGESLEVYEKILISTVRTALLDSNQDVREAAAEAFDALQQALGRRIVDRVLPDLLNLLHTDAEADRALAALLTLLTETTRANIILPNLIPSLLASPMTSFNAKALASLAEVTGGALTRRLPNILNTLIDNSLSTKNEKLRPEINSAFDTVLNSVDECDGLNAAMNVMITLMKHEDHHKRAAAANRLSSFFGKTTLDISRYYPELVRVCLISFDDYDTNVVAAAWEALSQLTSHMRKEEMEVLVIPTRQVLRQVGVAGANLPGFCRPKGISAVFPIFLQGLLNGTVEQRVQSALAIGDIIDRTSTEALKPFVTQITGPLIRVVSERSVEIKCAVFLAINKLLEKIPLFIKPFLPQLQRIFARGLADSSSETLRSRAAKGLGILITLTPRVDPLISELVAGSKTSDSAILELIDDESADRDEATNIANAQLVGALIKSLPEATAVPLIKNRVLTSHYTHLSVLALNSILAESPRSITDTFPDETLSTICEGIKHKDVFIADNSVLAAGKYLLTTDIDRDAETDRVVLEALTSVIPPGNPADTRRVALVVLRTVSRLEPGLVGPHLSLLIPPVFSSVRDLVIPIKLGAEATFLALLQVVDAGSRSMQDYFKRVALRLATQARERRDAEGGAGGLDLASDEADDEKELWSVGKSREALSCGISSRLAHSRLVIAYDKPCSTHILTHCCRRRDSNNHPSTNSAIEFNGIKMVNLRTQKRLAAAVVGCGQRKIWLDPNEVNEISTANSRQTIRKLISDGLIIHKPVTMHSRARARELAEARKIGRHRGFGKRKGTKDARMPSQVLWMRRLRVLRRLLAKYRASGKIDKHLYHELYHLSKGNTFKHKRALVEHIHKAKAEKQRERMLKEEMDAKRAKTKAARERRQERIAAKRNALAGETEEA; this comes from the exons ATGGATGAAATCAAGTGGAACAATGTGCATGATGGCATGCTAGAGTCATTGAAACCGGTTATTTTTTCTGGTTCAACATCTCGGCGTCGTGCTGGCCTTCATGAACTTCATGAGAAAATCCTAT CACACGAGTTGCCAAAGGAACTAGATAGGCCTCTCCTAGATTTGCTTTTCGGAACATATCCTATTTACGTTGATCGAGATTCTCGCCGAGATGCGCAGCGATGTATTCGCGATATATTTCAAGCTCCGATAGCGTCCGTTGATCTCAAAGATTTCGCGAATAAGCTCCACAAGGAATGTTATAAGCCAGCAATTGCTGCTGCCAATGCCTTCGTCTTGATCGAGTGGTGCACATTGCTTTTGCAGCACCTAAGCCAACGCGAAGCAGAAAACCCTGAAGATGCACCCCAGCTGGCAGTGAACGTTCTATCTGCAAATTCAAAAGCACTGGAAACGTGTCTTCGGTCATCTAAAAAGGAGGGTCTAAAACACTCTGCTATCATAGTGTCTAGACGCGCTTTGCGAACCGTTCTATCAAAGGAGGAAACCGGCGATGAAGTGGTGCGGCGACTTGTTCGTGTGCTTACCAGCGAGACGGGTTCAGGATTTAGAAACGCTCCCTACCTCGGAGTTCTATCTGGAGTTTGCGCGCGACTTCCCAAAAGAAGAGCTGTTTTAGACGATGTGAAGCCTGCCATTTTTCAATTCTATATCAAAGATATCATTGGGTCTCGAACAGTGGTTCCTAGCCACATCGCTGGAAGTTTAGGCGACTTTTTCATCTCATTTGCCTCCGCGGAGGATCTCCAAAAAGAAATCTGGCCATCACTTGAAAAGGCTATGCTTAGGAGCCCTGAAGTGGTTTTCACCGGCATTATTCCCTCTTTTGTGGCTGCAATTCCACGCGAGATTGAACTGTCCGAAGTGGTTTCCACACGACTTAGTAAACCCCTTCTTTCGAGCTTTAAGTCCGCCAGTCAAACAGTCCGGCAAGGGGCAGTCAAAGCTTTCGAGGCTTTGATTGCTAAATGCAAGGAAGAACAGTGGCTTCTGAAAATCATCGATGAAGTCATTCTCCCTTTGAAAACCTCAAGAATTACAAATGTTGAACATCGCGCGCTCCAGGTACAAGTTCTCAGCATCTTTCATTGTTTTCCAGAGCTGTCCCACAGGGTACTGTCGGGCCTTTCGCCTGCCCTTGCACGTGAGAGTAATGAGGCCGCACTCGAGTCAGAGGTACAGGCGTTTTGTCACCACCTGGCATATCTGATCCGTTCTCAATCCACGATTAGCAAGGAAGATTTCTCTGTTGTGGCCAAAGGCTGCGCTGAGAAACGAAGTGCTTTTCGCAAAATTTGGATTTCTAATGTTGGAGAGGTCATATGGAATCTTGACCGTGATTCCTTGTTCTCTTCATCGAGTGTGAAGACCAATTTCCTGAAACCGGTGGTGGAAAAAATTTCAAGTTCATTTGACGAGATAAACGCCAACCCCCTACCTGCAGTTCAAGGTGGAACTATTTCAATAGCCTATGTTCTTCTGGCCCTCTCATGTCAGAATCTTCAAGGAGGAAAGCTAGACGATGGCAGTTTACTCCTTAATACTGATGTCATTGTCGGCCAATCTCTATCATTATCTCTGAAACAATCTTTCTTACTCAATCCCAGGATCTTCACAAAATTGGCCTCAAAAGACGAGCTTGCATGGAATATTCGCGCGTTATCCGGAGTTTCATCAGAGGCTGCCTTTCAAGCCGTAGACCCAACAGTGAGAGATACTTGGGCACAAGCTTTTATTTATGTAATTTCCTCCGCAGCTACACCTGAGAATTTGCGAGAATCTGCGATTTCCCATCTTCGCAACTGTTATCTCAAGAATCCGCAAGTGGTCGGAATGGCCATCATCAGCGCGATGTGGAAGTGGTTGCTCGCCGTTAATACAGGAGATAaggattctgctgctctcaGTGCAGGGACAGGCGGTGATAAACTCCTCCTTGTTGTCAGAGCTATCACTCCCAGTCCCAATGTTGTGGATTCCCTGGTCCTCGATCGTCAATTAATTGAACTCCTGGTGCTATGCCGCCCAGAACTCATCCCCAGAGCTAATTGGATAGAGATTACGCTGAGAGCTGGTGCGGATCCCGGCAAAATTGCCCAAAGCTATCCAAAAGAATGCATAGCACAGGTGCTTCTCGCTACAGAA GACCCAATTCGATCTAAACTATCCAAAGGAAGGACGGCGGCGTGGAATGCTGCTGCTGACCTTGCTTTCGTGGCGCCCGATGTCATGATGCCTATACTTGTGAAACAAATTCAAGAGGATCTCAACATAGACAGGATTACGAGATTTGGGCCCACTGACATTGCAATTGCGCGACATTCGGGAGAAACGCCCTTCATCGACGTCCTCAGTACCAAGACTAAAAGATTACCTGGCAAAGGAGACAAGGATTACGACACTCTTAAATGGGAAGCAGAACTTCGAGCCGAAATGGCTCAGAAACGTGGTCAACACCAGAAGAAGCTAACACCAGAAGAGCAAGTTAAGGTCAAAGCGCAGTTATTAAAGGAAGCAGAAATTCGAAAAAGTATCCAAATTCAGGAGCAAATAATTAGGAGAGGAGCCGGCATCGTCGAAAGTCTCGCTAGAGGGCCCGCCACTGAAGCTGAAGAATGGATAAACCAAGCGGTTAACTGTCTATGTCGGCTTGTCGAAGTTGACGCGGGTGCTTTAGTCGGCAGTAGTATCTCCGAAGCCTATGTTGCGTGTACCAGCCGAATATCCAGTCGCCTGGAAGAAATTAGGCCGTTTATTGGAATTGCTACCCTTCGGTCTCTGGGCAAAACTTACATGCCTTCTGACCTTGAAGTAGAGCCACTAGGAA CCCTCGTGACTCGAATTCTTTATCGCATCCGACTCGCTTCGGAGCAGCGACCATTCGATGTTGTTTCGTTCGGAATTATGCTTCGGCTAATAATTGTCGTTCTTGAAAAGGATGGCGTTAAGGAGGCCGCAGAAAGCCGAGGGGAACAGATCCTTCTGGCGCTTGAATTTCTCACAATTCACGCAAATCTAT TTTCCGACAGCAGATTGCCGAGAACTGAAGTCCTACGAACATTGATATCTGCGATGCGAATTCATGCAGAGCATTATAAGTTAATGCGAGATCTTCTGATTGATATTTGCCGTTCTGTAACAGACAATGTCCAACCGGATGAACTCACGATCCTACTTCAAGGAGTGATAGTTCCAGAAACATCAGTTCGGACTGCGGTTCTCCAAGCCATCGAGGCTGAGATTGACCTCACTGATCTTGACTTCTCTGAGTACATCTGGCTCGGATGCCATGATCATGTTTCTGAAAATGCGGAAATATCCAAGGCTATATGGGAAGAGAACGGCCTCGAAGTTGATGCGAACTCGCCCGATTTTATTATGGAGTATCTCGGTACGGCCGATTCGCAACTGCGGGGTGCAGCAGCAGTGGCTCTCGCGCATGCTTGCAAGTTCAGCCCTTCTGTATTTACGACTActttggagaagcttgaGACCAAATACCAGGATGAAATTAAACCAAGGGCTCCAGAAACGGACGCATACGGTATGCCCAAGAAGGTAGATACTCCGGACAATTGGCAGCTTCGAAGCGGAATAGCTTTGGCTCTTAAATCTATGGCCCAGGGTTTTCATGGAGATCAAATCGTTGGTTTCTTACAATTTTTAATCAGCGAAGGCCCACTTGTTGATCAAAATGTGTCAGTCCGACGGCAAATGGCAGAAAGTGGGAGTGCGGTCATAGCTTTGCATGGACAAGATAACGTCGAGGAACTAATGCATCTATTCGAGAAGACATTAGAGACGTCCGACAAAGCGACTGAACAATCAGATTGGCTTAACGAGGCCGTTATAATTCTATACGGCTCCCTCGCGCGCCATCTCAAGAGTGGGGATAAGCGGTTGCAGACGGTCATTAAGAAACTCCTTGCTGCCCTTTCCACTCCATCTGAAAGTGTTCAGTATGCTGTTTCGGAGTGCCTGACACCCCTCATTCGGCTCTCTCCTATAGAGACGTCTGTCTATATAGACGAGTTGGTGGATCAGCTTTTGCACTCGAAAAGATACGCTACAAGACGCGGGGCTGCGTATGGTTTGGCAGGTATTGTGCATGGAAGAGGCATATCTGCTTTGCGTGAATTCCGTATCATGCCACGGCTCAAGGAGGCATCCGAAAATAAGAAAGATCCAAATGAGAGACAAGGGTCACTCCTTGCTTTCGAGCTCCTTTCACTAGTCCTCGGCCGAATGTTTGAGCCTTATATCATTCAAATACTACCCCAATTACTAACTGCTTTCGGCGACCCCAGTGTTGATGTTCGTGATGCATGTTTAGATACTGCCAAAGCGTGCTTCGCTAGCCTAAGCTCTTATGGTGTGAAACAAATTTTACCGACTCTTCTCGAAGGCTTGGATGATCCACAGTGGAGGAGTAAGAAGGGCGCCTGCGACCTTCTAGGAGCTATGGCTTATCTCGATCCTCAGCAACTTGCTGTCAGCCTTCCCGACATCATCCCTCCTCTCACCGTCGTCCTCAATGACAGTCATAAGGAGGTTCGCAATTCCGCGAATAGGAGTCTTCAACGTTTTGGAGACGTCATAAGCAATCCTGAAGTAAAAGGTCTTGTTAATATTTTACTAAAGGCCCTTAGCGACCCCACGAAGTATACAGACGAGGCTCTGGATGCTCTGATTAAAATATCATTTATTCACTACCTAGATGCGCCTTCGCTGGCACTCATTGTGAGAATCCTCGAAAGAGGACTTGGTGATCGATCTACAACAAAACGGAAAGCTGCTCAGATCATCGGCAGTCTGGCTCATCTAACCGAACGCAAAGACCTTACCTCGCATCTCCCGATCCTTGTTGCCGGCCTCAAAATCGCAATCGTCGATCCTGTGCCTACTACTCGTGCAACAGCTTCGAAGGCTCTTGGTTCTCTCATTGAGAAACTAGGAGAGGAAGCATTGCCGGACTTGATCCCAAGCTTAATGACTACTCTCAAATCAGATACCGGAGCGGGAGATCGGCTGGGCTCTGCTCAGGCCCTCTCCGAAGTTCTTGCCGGGCTGGGGACATCTCGACTCGAAGAAACCTTGCCATCAATCTTACAAAACGTATCAAGTGCCAAGTCTGCAGTTCGAGAAGGATTCATGTctttgtttatctttcttcctGCTTGCTTCGGGAATAGCTTTGCTTCATACCTCAACAGAATCATTCCTCCCATATTATCCGGTTTGGCGGATGATGTGGAGGCAATACGAGAGACTTCCCTTCGGGCCGGTCGCTTGTTAGTTAAGAATTTTGCTACTAAATCGATCGATCTCCTGTTGCCTGAGCTTGAACGAGGCCTTGCAGATGATAGCCACCGTATTCGACTTAGCTCTGTTGAATTAGTAGGAGACCTCTTGTTCAACCTCACCGGCATTAATACCAAGGCAGATatagaagaagaggatgataCCGCCGCTCAAGCTGGCCAATCTTTGCTTGAGGTGCTTGGTGAAGATAAGCGGAATAAGGTCTTGTCTGCACTTTACATATGTCGCTGTGATACCTCAGGGCTTGTTCGAAGTGCTGCAATAAATGTATGGAAGGCTTTGGTTGCCAGCCCTCGAACTCTCAAAGAACTGGTGCCGACATTGACCCAACTCATCATCCGTCGCTTGGGGAGCGCAAATATGGAACAAAAGGTTATTGCTGGAAATGCATTGGGCGAATTGATCAAGAAAGCGGGCGAAGGCGTTCTCTCAACCCTGTTGCCATCACTTGAAGAAGGGCTCCTGGCGTCCACTGAGGTTGACGCAAGGCAGGGAATCTGTATCGCTCTCCGTGAGCTCGTCATCTCCTCTTCTGGGGAATCTCTCGAGGTGTATGAGAAGATTCTTATTTCTACTGTTCGGACAGCGTTGCTTGATTCAAATCAAGATGTCCGCGAAGCAGCCGCAGAGGCTTTCGATGCGCTTCAGCAGGCCCTAGGAAGGCGTATTGTTGATCGCGTATTGCCGGATCTTCTTAATTTGTTGCACACAGACGCAGAGGCAGATCGGGCTCTCGCTGCTCTTCTTACGCTCCTGACTGAAACTACGCGCGCGAACATAATTCTTCCTAATCTTATTCCGAGTCTTCTTGCTAGTCCCATGACGAGCTTCAACGCAAAGGCACTAGCATCGCTGGCTGAAGTCACCGGTGGCGCGCTCACTCGAAGGCTTCCAAATATTCTCAACACCCTCATAGACAATTCTCTTTCGACAAAGAACGAAAAGCTCCGGCCCGAGATTAACAGCGCCTTTGACACAGTCCTTAATTCAGTCGATGAGTGTGATGGATTGAATGCGGCGATGAATGTCATGATTACACTCATGAAACACGAAGACCACCACAAGCGTGCAGCTGCCGCAAACCGCTTGTCATCGTTCTTCGGGAAAACAACTCTCGACATATCTCGTTATTACCCTGAGTTAGTTCGGGTATGCCTTATATCGTTTGATGACTATGATACGAATGTGGTGGCCGCAGCCTGGGAAGCTCTTAGCCAATTAACGTCACATATGcggaaagaagaaatggaagtATTGGTGATTCCAACGAGACAAGTCCTCCGGCAGGTCGGCGTTGCAGGTGCCAATCTTCCAGGATTTTGTAGGCCCAAGGGAATCAGCGCAGTCTTCCCCATTTTCCTTCAGGGTTTGCTGAATGGAACTGTTGAGCAACGGGTGCAGTCCGCTTTAGCTATCGGAGATATCATAGATAGGACCAGCACCGAAGCTCTAAAACCGTTTGTGACACAGATCACTGGTCCATTGATCAGAGTGGTTTCAGAACGTTCAGTTGAGATCAAAT GCGCGGTCTTTTTGGCTATCAACAAGTTGCTGGAGAAAATTCCACTCTTCATCAAACCATTCCTCCCTCAGTTGCAAAGAATTTTTGCTCGAGGCCTGGCAGACTCTAGCAGCGAGACATTGCGGTCAAGAGCGGCTAAAGGGTTGGGAATTCTTATCACTTTGACGCCTAGGGTCGATCCCCTTATTTCAG AACTGGTCGCTGGTTCCAAAACGTCGGACTCTG CCATCCTTGAGCTCATTGATGATGAATCGGCTGATCGTGATG AGGCAACGAACATCGCCAATGCCCAGCTCGTCGGAGCCCTTATCAAGTCACTTCCAGAGGCTACGGCCGTGCCACTGATTAA GAACCGCGTTCTCACATCTCACTACACACACCTCTCTGTCCTCGCACTTAATTCTATTTTGGCTGAATCCCCGAGGTCTATAACTGACACATTTCCCGATGAAACCCTATCGACTATATGCGAAGGTATCAAGCATAAGGAT GTGTTTATTGCCGACAACAGTGTCCTGGCTGCCGGCAAGTATTTATTAACAACAGATATTGATCGGGATGCCGAAACAGATAGAGTTGTGCTTGAGGCTTTGACATCAGTGATACCACCCGGCAACCCGGCTGATACGCGTCGTGTGGCTTTAGTAGTGCTTCGCACAGTCAGCCGCTTAGAGCCCGGTCTTGTTGGACCACACCTTTCTCTACTCATACCACCCGTATTCTCTAGCGTCAGGGACCTAGTCATCCCCATCAAGCTTGGTGCTGAGGCAACATTCCTCGCCTTACTGCAGGTGGTGGATGCCGGAAGC CGAAGCATGCAAGACTATTTTAAGCGCGTTGCTCTGCGTCTTGCAACCCAAGCTCGCGAACGAAGGGATGCAGAAGGCGGTGCTGGAGGCCTCGACTTAGCGAGCGACGAGGCTGACGATGAAAAGGAGCTTTGGAGCGTGGGAAAG TCGCGCGAAGCCCTAAGTTGTGGAATTTCGTCTCGCTTAGCACATAGTCGCTTAGTAATCGCCTATGACAAACCTTGTTCCACCCACATCCTCACGCACTGCTGTCGACGTCGAGATTCGAACAACCATCCATCGACAAACTCGGCTATCGAATTCAACGGCATCAAGAT GGTCAACCTTCGCACTCAGAAGCGCCTGGCCGCTGCTGTTGTCGGCTGCGGCCAGCGCAAGATCTGGCTTGATCCCAACGAAGTCAACGAGATCTCCACCGCCAACTCCCGCCAGACCATCCGGAAACTCATCAGCGATGGCCTGATTATCCACAAACCAGTCACGATGCACTCGCGTGCGAGAGCTCGTGAGCTCGCAGAGGCCCGCAAGATCGGTAGACACCGAGGCTTCGGTAAGCGAAAGGGTACAAAAGATGCTAGAATGCCCAG CCAAGTCCTTTGGATGCGCCGGCTGCGTGTCCTTCGCCGTCTCCTCGCCAAGTACCGTGCCTCCGGCAAGATTGACAAGCACCTTTACCACGAGCTGTACCATCTGAGCAAGGGTAACACCTTCAAGCACAAGCGTGCCCTCGTCGAACAC ATTCACAAGGCCAAAGCCGAGAAACAACGTGAGCGTATGCTTAAGGAAGAGATGGACGCCAAACGTGCCAAGACCAAGGCTGCCCGCGAGCGACGACAAGAGCGTATCGCCGCCAAGAGAAACGCTCTTGCTGGAGAGACTGAGGAGGCCTAA